In Mya arenaria isolate MELC-2E11 chromosome 1, ASM2691426v1, the genomic stretch ttgcaaatcattaggagAGTTAAATCTAGGATACTTGAAGCTGGAACACTTtagaaaatgttgatatttgcgcGAATATATTCAATAAGGACCACAATTTTCACCTAGTGGTCACTTAATTACGGCTTTGTTGTTGCGTTTGAGCTTGATTGACATTAACACGTGACGGTATCAATGTATAATTAgtatttgataaactgtttaatattgtgaacaaagtaaacattccaaaaaatgtttaatttgtttatttctcaGTGTCTATTTTCTGTCTGCAAAAAGAACTACATCAAGTTCATATATTGCTGATCAAGGATTACATAGCTTGCAATTAAACGAGTAAACAAAATGACAGAATGCACGTAgacaaattgttgttttattcaattctgcactttaatgttataaattgttGCCATTCGTATCGAGTCAACCTGTCACgtatttcaatgtatttgtttacaaatcaaATAATTGACTTTCACTATCTCCTATTAGGTTCTTAAGGTATCTGATACCCAATTACGTAAATTATAGATGCAAAGTGACCCCATATCACgttattgacatttgaaatgGCCTTATGTGAATGGTAATCATATGTAAAAACCATGCACTGTTACATTCAAGCCGTATTGTTCTTGAGCGGCTGCAAAACTGTCAGTTCACGTCCGATTTCTATTGAAATAAAGACCACATAATGAAGttacaaaaatcattttatccATAATTTGTTCTTCgtttaagcatttaaaaattACTAATCAGCCAGCAATTTCCATTGATTTATTAACCAAcgctttttttttgttttcaaagtatgatttaaaaaaacatttatcatttgtttCTCTCATTCAGTACATATTTTGTATGCAATGCTTTATTAAgaacttttaaaattttaaacagttttggTATAGATAaacgacaaaaaaaaatgaaaatatgatttattaattatcgataaaaatgtgacattaacaattatttaatcaaGATCAAACGGAATTGAGcaattatgtatataaattaacataaacTAGAAACGATTTTAGAATTAGTAAGGAAAAAGGTATATAAAGGCATTTGAGTTCGAACCCGCAACCGGACATATTTTGGACGGCAATTATATACctacttttatatgttttgctAGGTCGATATGCTGgtttttgtaattgtaatataCATTAGGAGTGCTCGTATGAGAAAAAAATAGCGTTGgtatactataaaaaaaatcgactcCAAGATTACGAGGGAATGTAGTTCATACTTCTACGAGTTTAGTTTTACTTAATTAAACTGAAACATTCAAGACATTAAAATGGAGTGAACCGACTAATAAGGCAACACTTATAAGACTAATGCTGTGTTTATGATTACAGTAAAATTGAATtgatggaaaaaataaataggtAATTTTGTTGCTTTTTGAGGGTAAAAATTAACTCAATCTCATCAAGCCTGAACGTGGTCGTAATAAAACAAGAGCGGAGgtaaacttatataaataagttttaaatttgCAAAGGAAGAACATGCGTATGTATGAACGAGGTATACGAGGCACGCAACACTCTGGCTCCGCCATGCATTAACCTTGAAATAAACGTCAATAACGTATTGTTTATAATCATTTCGATATAGTCACATCCTGCTTAAAACCACATTCTATTTAGAATGTTACCGAGTTAGCAGAACAGAAgctaaaaatatgtttgcacAACGTTCAGCGGTGTAGCTAGTATAGCCCCGTCTTACTAGGGGGATCCGCCACCTCCCCCCTACCTGTAAAACTTTAACTCTATAAAGGTCGTAGAAGCGTCTCCCGGTATATCTTagactaaaacaaaataattcattaaaacattttgaagtatTCCACTAATACATTGTGTGTCAATAAAGGaacaatttattcaaataattgtaaaatcaaagaaatacctgtcaacattgaaatattacttACCTTTCTTCGTGTTTTATTATGTTCTTGCTACTTTCAGCTTGGGTGATTCAGCTTAGAATAATTGTAAGCACGCATGTAGCTACGCCAGTGGTATTAAGTCAACGGAACAATCTTGGTTATCGATCACATTTGTTTATCTACAAcgtaataacattttaaataaatcttgtaCTGGGAAAATACGATTATACATGTAATGAAGTCCGGCTTATATCTGTATATAAAGAGACCAAATACTTGCTTCTTCcatacaaacaaaatgaaaggTTCAAAAGACAACCACGTTCTggtattattcttattttctcTGGCTTTTGCAGGTAAGTTATTTCTTCAAGTAATTAAGACTTTTACTGATGCAATGTTAGTGTTaaaagtttaatgttttatattatgcatatattaaaatatcttctAAACTCATGTTCGATTTTGCAAGATGATtcattttctttgcatttaTATAGCTACGGTATCTTCCTCGACgtttaaataatgacaatacaaaacattactTAGCATCCGAGGGTGACATTCTGTTTCGAGGGTTgacaatgtcaatgtcacacatgctgccatatgatatttattttataatatcgAACACAATTAAGTACATAAAAtggttataaaatgtttttgatattaataGAACAAGTTTAACCATgtaatgaaaattaaacataataaaataattatatctaatTCCACCGTTAATTTCCTGTCGTCtaatgtttttgtgtacacattgaatagtgacgtcactgttgtatttgtataagggaggcaatcacgtCTTGATTTAGCTAAATATTGAAGGAGTTATTTGTccttatatgacattcaaaatatcactATCACATGACCTGACATTGCATTTTCGcttggtcacgtgtcaaaaagttgaaaatgtttctgacAGTCATAATTTCTCTTTTTCGGGtaatgggattttaccattgcagacaaaagtgaggtatgataaacaataatgttaatttcGGATTTCTGGTGACctcatattattttggtatcattttgaAGTTTTTCTTTCACCAATTCAATGGTCTGTTGATCCAGAACAGCAGTTCGAAGGGCTTCTCTACTACGCAGACCAGACATAGGCACTTACAAATTATCTACACTAGGTTGCAATTGGCTGCCATTTATTTAAGTATGATCTTTTTCGAAAGAAATATAAGCCTTCGTGAGAATGTTTATATGGAGAAGTAGAATCAACTTGTCCTTTCCTGTTCCCTTGCCCTCGTTTTAACATAAAGATAACTCGGATGCTTACAGGAAGACACGCTAGTTTCCGGAGCATCTATTGAATTAGGCTTACTATTGAACGGGGCTTGACGTTTATTATTGAAGATTCCTCTGAGGTTTTGTTTGCGCAGtcttattgtaaaaatgttacgCTACTATTAAGAGACGTTTTAATTAGTTGTATTTTGCAATATTGCTTTTAGTTACGTCAAGAACATTTTACAGTGAAACATGCAATTTCTGTGTTAAAATATCAGCGTATTTTGCTTCAATACGAcaattcatatgttttaatatgttttgtttctgaaaATTCATACAAACCAAAAGAAAAAACCCCATATGATCTTTATATGCTTTTAGCTTTTAGCTTCCGATCAAACTCTTTTATGTGTTTGTATAGAATCAATTGTCAATTGTATTTCTTCATGCgataatatatttaagaaaggCTTTTTTTGTGTAGAAGAAGAATATGCAAAATTTGccaaatgatatattgaaacaagtTTGTGTGCCATAACTTTAtctcaaaatagtttttttaacatatcatatatcataaaagaaaaagaaatgaacatatGATCTTTAGTCATTTTACATATCAGCAATCATTGCCGTATCGCAGCAAATCAAAATCATATTGTGGTGACCAAGCACCAAAACTAAACATCATCACCCATTGCTGGATTATAGAGTTAGTGTATTCTCCTATCTCCTAAAATACCTAAAATGAACATACAATGCATTTGATACGAAAACTAAACTAAATCATAgctttgctttaaaaatattggatTTTCCGTTTTGCACTCGATCGTTAATTGTCCTCATCATCGACGTTCAGATGCGTACTACACATTGAAGGAgtcttgtttcattattttattcagaacaaactaTAACATAAATGACGTAGCTATCAAGAAATAACTTCATTAaactcatattttttataaaaaacaattgttgtatattgccatatatatatataattatgtgtgtgtgtatcaTAGCTATTGTTCGACTTTGACATGTGAGTATTCATTTTTTGGACTATCATATTGCTAGATACACAAACAGGTACAACATGTGAATTCAATTAACATGGTTacatatcaaacattatttagCTTTTGCCCACCTGTTTGAGGCGTAGTGTTTAATtcataatgacattattttgatttcaCATATACAATTTGATCAGAAACTATTAACTTATTTCCCTGTTATATAACTTATCATTTActgaattattaaattttggtaACATTCTCACTTGACAGTTGAGGACTCCTGTTTATAATGGAACCGATGATGTCATAAGTTTCTTTGCTTTCAGAATCAAGCAATCAAAACTTTTTACAGAATCTTCAAAGGAATGTGGATGAATACAGAACATCTCATTTCTCTTGGAATATTCAAAACCTCGACCATGCTAATTACAAATCACTGAGAGCGATCGAAGACTATACTGACAGGGCATTCCGCGAATTCTTGCTCAATCGCAGCcctgaattcaaacatttactaGGCAGTGAGCGTGTCGCTACGGACAAGAACATAACAAATGGTAAAAATGGAGAAACACCGCATGAAAAGCTTCAGATGATAGATAAAAAGAGAGATGAACAACTACCACAAACGATGGAGTATGCGTACAGGGCAAACATGACGCAGTTGATGCCGTACGAAGAGCCCATGGTATACGCGAAAAATGATGTAGAAACCGCGAGACTTATGAAGCGGGCAGTACCCCAAAGAATGGCTATGCTAATAGCACGTGCACATCGTAATAAAAGGCCTCCAGAAAGGAGACGTCAGAAGAGGGAAGTAAATATCACGCTCCAAAGGATGGCCAATAAAATGCATCAGTGGTTTTCAATAGCAGGTTCGATGGCTGTTGGGTTCCCAAAGACAGACAATTCTTACTTTAACAACTGGAATCAGAATATCGTTCTAtttggaaaaaacaaaaaagacagagaagaatttgaaaacaaattccAACGCTTACCCCTGCAGGAAATGCTTGAACAGCTGTCTTTAACAGACAATTTTCAACACATATTTTGGCCTTTTAATTTTGACCAAGCATTTATGAATCAAAGATTAGCCTTACTTGGAATGTCCGGATTATCCACAATTGGACATAAACAGAAAGAGAGATTTTACGCGGAGCTCGAAAAACACCAAACCGTCAAAATACCGGTAGAAGAAGGTCGAGTGATTTTAAGTTTCAACCATCCCGACTTAGTTGAAGGCCTTAATCGATCTGGGTTACTGGAAATGAGTAAAGAATATGTAGAAGCTGGGCGACATTTATATACATTAGAAGAACAAGAACATATTACGTCAAATGTCCAGGCAGCAATGGATTTGATCAATTCTACAAATGCAGACCTGTATCGCGCTATCCACCAAGTTATCGGATGCATAGCTTTCTACAAGGCGGAACACCGCGGAATGTCTGGCGGAACCATAAGTTCAGCTCTTGGAGTTATCTGGGAAGACCCTAGTGCATTCAGCGAGCAGACCGTGGACAACTATGCTGCACAGATAGTTCATGAGTTCATCCATTCGTCCCTTTTCCTAGCCGATATGGTACACGGGACCTACATTGACCGCAGTTTACTCCCCAAGGCTAAGGTCTACTCGCCTGTACGCAAGGAGCTGCGGGACTTTGACAAAACGTTTCATGCGTCATATGTTACAACAGGTAAACAGattgtatttgttgtttgttctCTAAATAGAATTGTGTCCATTAGACCTAAAATAACTtataacaatattcatttttacaaaactaGTGTTATCATTTATGACGTGATATTTTATGGGATTAACCTGTAACATATTGATACATTTGCACATAAAGTCTAAGTTTTGCATAATtggattatttttatattttctggGGACATATGTTTTGGAAACaagaataattattaatgtCTTCTGTTGCAAATTTGAATTTGATCAATTAGCATGTTAAACGATTAATTCAGTTTAACTTTATAACACactcaatttcaaataaaaaaggctaCAAAAGGTAAATAACTATAATCGAAGATTTAGgtttaaataatactttttttcaacTAGAGGTTATCGTGAGATTGGCACTTACATTTGATTACGTTAGCTGTGCACGTTTAAAAgaatatcatatttaatattttatgtaacaaaatgattcattttcaaAGCGTTTACTCAgtgtaattgtatgtttataaataactCGCCGTCGTATCAAACTTGTTTAAAAGAACTTCAAATCACAACGAATGTAGTATCTTCCTTTATACAGTTTGcgaaaaaaatatagtttaca encodes the following:
- the LOC128234975 gene encoding uncharacterized protein LOC128234975: MKSGLYLYIKRPNTCFFHTNKMKGSKDNHVLVLFLFSLAFAESSNQNFLQNLQRNVDEYRTSHFSWNIQNLDHANYKSLRAIEDYTDRAFREFLLNRSPEFKHLLGSERVATDKNITNGKNGETPHEKLQMIDKKRDEQLPQTMEYAYRANMTQLMPYEEPMVYAKNDVETARLMKRAVPQRMAMLIARAHRNKRPPERRRQKREVNITLQRMANKMHQWFSIAGSMAVGFPKTDNSYFNNWNQNIVLFGKNKKDREEFENKFQRLPLQEMLEQLSLTDNFQHIFWPFNFDQAFMNQRLALLGMSGLSTIGHKQKERFYAELEKHQTVKIPVEEGRVILSFNHPDLVEGLNRSGLLEMSKEYVEAGRHLYTLEEQEHITSNVQAAMDLINSTNADLYRAIHQVIGCIAFYKAEHRGMSGGTISSALGVIWEDPSAFSEQTVDNYAAQIVHEFIHSSLFLADMVHGTYIDRSLLPKAKVYSPVRKELRDFDKTFHASYVTTGVTIFQSRIGDFENAQRYTGTLRAAVDGLIAMQKGAGVLNASGEAMLQAMDDVLTLIRME